Within Micromonospora narathiwatensis, the genomic segment CGTACCCTGGTCTCCCGCGGCTTGGTCGAGGAGTGCGGCGCCGAACCGGACAGCGGGGCGTTCCTCTACCGAACCACCACGATGTTCCTGGAGAAGCTGGGGTTGAACTCGGTGGACGACCTGCCGCCGCTGGCCCCCTTCCTGCCCGACGACGTAGAAGAGCTTGCCGATGCGACGCGATGACCGTGCCCCGAAGCCCGACGCCCCCGTGTACGACAGCACCGAGCGCCTCCAGAAGCTGCTCGCCGCCGCCGGGGTGGGCTCGCGGCGTGCCTGCGAGGATCTGATCTTCCGGCGGCGGGTCACCGTCAACGGCCGGGTCGCCCAGCTCGGCGACAAGGCCGACCCGACCCGCGACGTGATCCACGTCGACGGCGAGCGGCTGCAGGCCGACACCCGCCTGGTCTACCTGGCCATGAACAAGCCCCGAGGGGTCGTCTCCACGATGGCGGACGAGAAGGGCCGTGCCGCGCTGTCGGACTTCCTCGGCAACCGGGTGGAGCAGCGGGTCTACCACGTCGGGCGGCTCGACGCGGACAGCGAGGGCCTGCTGCTGCTCACCAACGACGGCACCCTCGCCCACCGGCTCATGCACCCGTCGTACGGGGTGCAGAAGACCTATCTCTGCGAGGTGGCCGGGCCGATCCCGCGCAACCTCGGCAAGCGGCTGGCCGCCGGGGTCGAGCTGGAGGACGGGCCGGTGAAGGTCGACTCGTTCCGGGTGGTGGACAGCCTGGGCAAGACCGCCCAGGTGGAGCTGACCCTGCACGAAGGGCGCAAGCACATCGTCCGGCGGCTGTTGGCCGAGGTCGGCCACCCGGTGAGCCGGCTGGTGCGTACCTCGATCGGACCGATCCGCCTTGGCGACCTGCGCGCCGGGCGGACCCGGCGGCTCACCAACGCCGAGGTCGCCGCCCTGTTCAAGGCGGTGGGTGACTGACCGGTCGTTGCGGGTACGCGCCCCGGTAGGCTTCCTCGCGGCCGGCGACGGCTCCGGGTCGTGGCGCGGCGTCAGCCGCGCCGAGTCGGAGTTGTCGGGGCATCCCCGCGGGTGTCGCGGGTCGCGTCCGGTGACGTCGCCGCGCGGCCCGCCACGGGCGCGGGCATCATTGACGAGGACAACCGCTCAACGGCGCCGGACCCACCGGCGACCGGCGAGGTACGGGCTGAGGAGGCACACGGTGGGGGAGAACGAACGGACCGGGCGGTGCGTGGTCGCGGTGGACGGGCCATCCGGTTCGGGCAAGTCCACCGTCTCGCGGCGGCTAGCCGTCGACGTCGGGGCCCGCTACCTCGACACCGGCGCGATGTACCGGGCGCTCACCTGGGCGGTGCTGCGCTCCGGCGTCGACCTGACCGACACCGAGTCGGTGGCCAAGGTCGCCAGCGAGGTCGACCTGCACATCGGGACCGACCCCCAGGGGTACGGCGTGACCGCTGACGGCGTCGACGTGGCCAAGGAGATCCGCGGTCCCGAGGTGACCACCGCGGTCTCCGCCGTGGCCGCCGTATCGGCCGTACGCGAGCTGCTGGTCGCCCGGCAGCGCCAGATGATCGCGAACGCCGGCCGGATCGTGGTCGAGGGTCGCGACATCGGCTCGGTGGTGGCCCCGGACGCCGACCTGAAGGTCTACCTGACCGCCTCGGAGACGGCCCGCGCCCAGCGGCGCAGCGCCGAGGACGCCGCCGACGTCGCCGCGACCGCCGCCGACCTGGCCCGCCGCGACAAGCTCGACTCGACCCGCAAGGTCGACCCGCTCCAGCAGGCCCCGGACGCGGTCGTGCTGGACACCACCGAACTGGGCATCGACGAGGTCGTCGCCCGGCTGCGCGAGATGCTCACCGAGCGGGGTGTGGCGTGACCGAGACGAGTGACGGCTGGGTCGAGCTGCGCGATCCGGAGTTCGACGCCGAGGAGCAGGCCGGCCCGCAGCCGGTGGTGGCCGTGGTCGGCCGCCCCAACGTGGGCAAGTCGACGCTGGTCAACCGGATCATCGGCCGCCGGCAGGCGGTCGTCGAGGACATTCCCGGCGTGACCCGCGACCGGGTCCCGTACGACGCTCAGTGGAACGGCCGGGCGTTCACCGTGGTGGACACCGGCGGCTGGGAACCCGACGCGAAGGACCGGGCCGCGGCGATCGCCGCGCAGGCCGAGGCCGCCGTCACCACCGCCGACGTGGTGCTCTTCGTGGTCGACGCGACGGTCGGCTCGACCGATGTGGACGAGGCCGCGGTGAAGATGCTGCGCCGCAGCGCCAAGCCGGTCATCCTGGTGGGGAACAAGGCCGACAACGCCGCCGTCGAGATGGAGGCGACCGCGCTGTGGTCGCTCGGCCTCGGTGAGCCGTACCCGGTGTCGGCGCTGCACGGGCGCGGCTCCGGCGACCTGCTCGACGCCATCATGGACGCCCTGCCCGAGGCCCCAAAGGTGGTGGAGCACCGGCCCCGCGGCCCGCGCCGGGTGGCCCTGGTGGGCCGGCCCAACGTCGGCAAGTCCAGCCTGCTCAACCGTTTCTCCGGTGAGGAGCGGGCGGTGGTCGACTCGGTCGCCGGCACCACCGTCGACCCGGTCGACAGCCTGGCGGAGATCGGCGGGGAAACCTGGCAGCTGGTGGACACCGCCGGCCTGCGCAAGCGGGTGGGCAAGGCCAGCGGCACCGAGTACTACGCCAGCCTGCGTACCGCCTCGGCGATCGAGGCGGCCGAGGTGGCGGTGGTGCTGCTCGACGCCAGCGAGGTGATCAGCGAGCAGGACCAGCGGATCCTCACCATGGTCGTGGAGGCCGGCCGGGCCCTGGTCATCGCGTTCAACAAGTGGGACCTGGTCGACGCCGACCGCCGCTACTACCTGGACAAGGAGATCGACCGGGAACTGCGCCGCATCCCCTGGGCGATCCGGCTCAACCTGTCGGCGAAGACCGGCCGGGCGGTCGACAAGCTTGCCCCGGCCCTGCGTAAGGCCCTGGCGAGCTGGGAGACGCGGATCCCCACCGCGCAGCTCAACCAGTGGCTCACCGCCCTGGTCCAGGCCACCCCGCACCCGGTACGCGGCGGTCGCGCGCCGCGCATCCTCTTCGCCACCCAGGCCGGGGTGGCCCCGCCGCGCTTCGTGCTGTTCACCACCGGTCCGCTGGACGCCGGCTACCAGCGCTTCGTCGAGCGCAAGCTCCGTGAGGAGTTCGGCTACGAGGGCAGCCCGATCGAGATCTCGGTACGCCCTCGCAAGAAGGTCGGTCCGGGCGGGCGCGGCAAGGCCCACGGCTGACCCTGGTCACCTCCCCCGCCGGGCAGGGCCGGCCTGGGCCGTCACCGAGGCCGCCGCGCGGCGGGGGAGGGGCCTGTGCGCGGTACGAAGATCCTGCGCTAAGCTGTACCGGCTGCCGCAGGGGAGACCCGGCGGGGCATCGGGACGTGGCGCAGTTTGGTAGCGCACTTGACTGGGGGTCAAGGGGTCGTCGGTTCAAATCCGGCCGTCCCGACAGAGTTTCAGCAGGTCAAGGCCTTGATTCACTTCGGTGAGTCGGGGCCTTCTTGCTGTTCCGTCTCACAATTCATCACGTACGCCCGTACTGCTGAATTTCGGGCGTAGGAGTCACCCGAACAGCCCGGATTCGAGGTGCTCGGCTGCCACCTTCAGGTGGCTGCTGTCGGGGTGGACGTAGACCCGTTTGGCGAGCGTGCCGCCGTCGGCGTGGCCGGCCCAGGCGGCCAGCACGACGTCGGGCACACCGGCGGCGGCGAGGTAGGTCAGGCATGCGTGCCGCGCGTCGTACGGCCGAACCTTGCGGACACCGACCTTGGCCATCAGCTCGTACACCCGGCGGCGGAGCCAGTCGGTGCGTTGCGGCTGGCCGAGTTCGTTGACCAGGACGTAGCCGCTGTCGACGTAGGCGTTGCCGGCCTTCAGACGCTCCTTCTTCTGCAGGGTGTGGAACGCCTTCAGCGCCTTCGTTACCGTTGCCGGCATCGGCAGGCCGCGCTTGCCGGCCACCGACTTGGCCTCCTTCTCCTCGATCTCGCCGTCGACGAGCGTCCGGGTGTTCTCCCCGGCCGCGATCGTGCCGGCCTCGAAGTCGACATCGGACCAGCGCAGCCCGCACACCTCGGCGGGTCGTAGGCCCATCAGCGACAGCAAGCAGACGGCGTACAGGCGTTCGCCCGTGATGCCGGTCAGGAACGTCTTCACCTCCTCCTGGGTCCAGGGCTTGCGCTCAGCCTGTGCCTCGGCTGCGGCCTTCGCGGCAGCCCTGGGGATGGTGACGAACGCTGCGACGTTGCGGACCACGAGTTGGCGGCGAACCGCCACGTTCAGCGCGGTCCGGAGGCGGCCGAGCGTCAGGCGCACCGATCGGACACCCAAGCCCGTTCCCGGTTTGCCGCCGCGTTTCCGGCCCTCCGTCAGCATCCAGTCGACCAACGCCTCGATGTCGGCCTCGGTGATGTCTTGGAGTGGCTGTCCGCCGAGACGCGCCCGGACCGGCAGGAGCGCGTCCCGGTAGTTGGCGGCGGTGGCCTTCTCCACGTCACGGGTGGCCGACGTCAACCACTCGTCGAGGAACTCGTCCACCGTGATCTTGCCGGGTTTGACGTACGTGCCGCGGTCGGTCTCGTGCTTGATCCGGGCGTATTCGGCCCTGGCTTCCTTTCTGGTGTCGAAGGTGTAGGTCCGCTGGTCCCGGCGTCCGTCCGGCTTGCGCCCGACGTCGATGACGAAGCGGTAGCGGGTCTTGCCGCTGCGAAGGATGATCTTCTTGATCGGGTCCGACGTACTCACGCTGGTCGTGCTCCTTTCGTTGGGGGATGCGCTGGTGCTCTGGCGTCAACGCCTGACACACCGGCCGGTCACGAGGTAATGGTACCTTCTTTTGGTACCTATTTTCGGTACAGATTTGTCCGTGCGGTGGCGGATGGTGGTGGGCGATGTGGAATGTGGGAACCTCGACTCGTCATCCAGCCGTTCGAGCCGCTCGCCAAGGAGTTGAGGCATGCCGCGACAGCGTCCTGTCGCCGATAACCTGCCACCGTTGCCTGCGCGAGAGAAGCGGGATCAGCAGGTCAAGATCCGGCTCATGCCTTCGGAGATAGAGAGGCTGGCGGTGTTGCGGCCTGACCTCACGCCATCCGGGATTCTCGCGTTGCTCGTCGACGACGTGCTCGCTGGGCGGTATCGGCCGGCGTGGGCTGCCGCTGCACCCGATGATGCTGAAGCGGGCGGGCCCCAGCGGTCGGCGTAGTCACCTGTCCGTCCGGTCTGGATGATTCTCGCGGTCGGTCTTCTGCCGTTCGATGCCAATGAGCTTGAGCAGGTCCGCCGTGCGGACGCGGTAGGAGGTTCCGATCCGAAGGACTGGGCACGGGAAGGTCCCGCTCTTCGCCAAGTCGTAGGCCTTCGTGCGGCCCACGCCGAGAGCGCGAGCGGCGGTCGCGAGATCGACCACCGCGGGTAGTTGGAGTAGCTCGTCCCGGTTGAGAGCGCTGGCGATCATCACCCTGCTCCTTAGGTCGAGGGGAGCGGACGCCGGGGGCGTCCGGCTGGAGAGGCACGGTTCGACATGCCTCGACATGACCATCCGCTCCGGGCGTTGCCCGCGGCGCTACCCGTCTCCTACGACATGACTCAGAACGTTGGTAACGCCTCGTTCTCCGAAGCACCCGTCGCCGTATGCCATCAGCGAACGCTTTGATGGCGCCGCAGCCGACGGGGCCGACTCGCTTCATGTGAGGTCGGCAACTGGTCACGCCCGGTAGGTGATCCCGTGGCCCGTGCGGCGCATCTAGCGGCGGGGGTGCCACCGGCGGACCGAGCGTAGCGAGGCCCCACTTGCCGCCGGGCGAGCTTGCGGTACGCCCTCCAGGTGCAGGCCTGGGCGATCCGCTGATGGGCGAGGGTCGGGATCGCGAGGGCGGGGGCCCTCGCACCGGTGCAGGCTGGGCGGTTGCCCTGCGCCGGTGCGGGGTGGCACAGCCCGTCCCGGGCGAGCATGGCCAGGCCGATTAGAGCGTGTGGTTGTGGAATCCGAACGCGATGTGGGCGGTCAGCCGCAGCTTGGTGTTGACGGTCTCGACAAGGGCGGTGGACAGCCAGTGCTCAATGCTGATCTCGACGGCGGTGCGGTGACGCACGACGTGACCGGGGGGTGCGGCTGCTGGACGTTAGCCAGTCCGTCCTTGGGTGCCAATGCCCGATGCAGACGGGGATGGGTGCGTTCAATGCGGTCCAGCTGAGGCTCTTGGGCGGTGCTGGTCGGCAGACGCGTCTGCTACATGAGAGACAATCGCTGAATGCCCTCACTTCCGCCGCCACAGGACCGAGACCTTCCACTGTTTGTCTACGGCTCGCTGAAGCCCGGAGAGCTGGCCTTCGGTCTGATTGAGCCGTTTGTCAACGGCACCCGGCCCATTGAGGCCACCGTTGCCGGTCTGATCAGGCTGCGTGATGGACTGCCGTTGTTCGATCCCTCGGCTACCGGGCGTGTCCGCGGCTTTCTTCTCTTCTTCAGTGCGAGCAAGGCCGATGAGGCCTGGAACATCGTGGCCGACTTTGAG encodes:
- a CDS encoding pseudouridine synthase, whose translation is MRRDDRAPKPDAPVYDSTERLQKLLAAAGVGSRRACEDLIFRRRVTVNGRVAQLGDKADPTRDVIHVDGERLQADTRLVYLAMNKPRGVVSTMADEKGRAALSDFLGNRVEQRVYHVGRLDADSEGLLLLTNDGTLAHRLMHPSYGVQKTYLCEVAGPIPRNLGKRLAAGVELEDGPVKVDSFRVVDSLGKTAQVELTLHEGRKHIVRRLLAEVGHPVSRLVRTSIGPIRLGDLRAGRTRRLTNAEVAALFKAVGD
- the cmk gene encoding (d)CMP kinase, whose amino-acid sequence is MGENERTGRCVVAVDGPSGSGKSTVSRRLAVDVGARYLDTGAMYRALTWAVLRSGVDLTDTESVAKVASEVDLHIGTDPQGYGVTADGVDVAKEIRGPEVTTAVSAVAAVSAVRELLVARQRQMIANAGRIVVEGRDIGSVVAPDADLKVYLTASETARAQRRSAEDAADVAATAADLARRDKLDSTRKVDPLQQAPDAVVLDTTELGIDEVVARLREMLTERGVA
- the der gene encoding ribosome biogenesis GTPase Der; translated protein: MTETSDGWVELRDPEFDAEEQAGPQPVVAVVGRPNVGKSTLVNRIIGRRQAVVEDIPGVTRDRVPYDAQWNGRAFTVVDTGGWEPDAKDRAAAIAAQAEAAVTTADVVLFVVDATVGSTDVDEAAVKMLRRSAKPVILVGNKADNAAVEMEATALWSLGLGEPYPVSALHGRGSGDLLDAIMDALPEAPKVVEHRPRGPRRVALVGRPNVGKSSLLNRFSGEERAVVDSVAGTTVDPVDSLAEIGGETWQLVDTAGLRKRVGKASGTEYYASLRTASAIEAAEVAVVLLDASEVISEQDQRILTMVVEAGRALVIAFNKWDLVDADRRYYLDKEIDRELRRIPWAIRLNLSAKTGRAVDKLAPALRKALASWETRIPTAQLNQWLTALVQATPHPVRGGRAPRILFATQAGVAPPRFVLFTTGPLDAGYQRFVERKLREEFGYEGSPIEISVRPRKKVGPGGRGKAHG
- a CDS encoding tyrosine-type recombinase/integrase, yielding MSTSDPIKKIILRSGKTRYRFVIDVGRKPDGRRDQRTYTFDTRKEARAEYARIKHETDRGTYVKPGKITVDEFLDEWLTSATRDVEKATAANYRDALLPVRARLGGQPLQDITEADIEALVDWMLTEGRKRGGKPGTGLGVRSVRLTLGRLRTALNVAVRRQLVVRNVAAFVTIPRAAAKAAAEAQAERKPWTQEEVKTFLTGITGERLYAVCLLSLMGLRPAEVCGLRWSDVDFEAGTIAAGENTRTLVDGEIEEKEAKSVAGKRGLPMPATVTKALKAFHTLQKKERLKAGNAYVDSGYVLVNELGQPQRTDWLRRRVYELMAKVGVRKVRPYDARHACLTYLAAAGVPDVVLAAWAGHADGGTLAKRVYVHPDSSHLKVAAEHLESGLFG
- a CDS encoding helix-turn-helix transcriptional regulator codes for the protein MIASALNRDELLQLPAVVDLATAARALGVGRTKAYDLAKSGTFPCPVLRIGTSYRVRTADLLKLIGIERQKTDRENHPDRTDR
- a CDS encoding transposase, whose product is MRHRTAVEISIEHWLSTALVETVNTKLRLTAHIAFGFHNHTL